A region of Enoplosus armatus isolate fEnoArm2 chromosome 14, fEnoArm2.hap1, whole genome shotgun sequence DNA encodes the following proteins:
- the rock1 gene encoding rho-associated protein kinase 1 isoform X1, translated as MTARESLEARFEKIDAMLKDPKSEVNTDCLLDGLDALVYDLDFPALRKNKSIDNFLNRYKETISKIRDLRMKAVDYEVVKVIGRGAFGEVQLVRHKATSKVYAMKLLSKFEMIKRSDSAFFWEERDIMAFANSSWVVQLFFAFQDDRYLYMVMEYMPGGDLVNLMSNYDVPEKWARFYTAEVVLALDGIHAMGFIHRDVKPDNMLLDKAGHLKLADFGTCMKMNKDGMVRCDTAVGTPDYISPEVLKSQGGDGYYGRECDWWSVGVFLYEMLVGDTPFYADSLVGTYSKIMNHKNALTFPDDSDISNDAKNLICAFLTDREVRLGRNGVDEIKRHPFFKNDQWTWENIRETAAPVVPELSSDIDTSNFDDIEEDRGEEETFPIPKAFVGNQLPFVGFTYYSNQHLLRRSTTTTKASDKRSSSTKEDKSHLENLQKRIYQLEEQLHSEMQLKDELEQKCRTSNTKIDKIMKELDEEANLRKSAEASMSVLEKDKIMLQHRFTEYQRKADQEAEKRRNLENEVSTLKEQLEDMRKISQNSQASNDKIVQLQNQLEEANDLLRAESDTAARLRKSHTEMAKSMSQLESLNRELQERSRAADGEKAQLEKELLLLQSTLDSERRNYSQGSEEIRELGARMAGLQEDNKSLKLSLSKVEAERKQAQERSNNLEKEKNNLEIDLNYKLKTLQQRLEQEQTEHRVTRAQLTDKYESIEEAKSAAMNAVQQKMSEENGARMRAESRVVEVEKQCSMLEFDLKQSVQKMEQLMKQKERLEDEVKNLRIQVEQESSKRVLAQNDLKSRTQEVDRLRCSEKQVKQEINTALESKRSLEFQLAQLTKQYRGNEGQMRELQDQLEAEQYFSTLYKTQVKELKEEIEEKNRQVQEAHKKVQELCSERDSLSAQLDLTVTKAESEQLARALQEEEYFELSQENKKAMTRHKQEIGEKEATIARLEESNKTLTKDVENLSKEKSELNEKLHTQDDEYTAQKEEIANTIKANYEKVLYTERTLKTQAVNKLAEIMNRKDMKLDQKKKGSTADLRKKEKENRKLQLDLNQEKEKFNHMAIKYQKELSEMQAQLAEECTYRNELQMQLDSKESDIEQLREKLNDLQQRMDNSSVTSLQTDETDSNIAESRLEGWLSIPNRANIKRYGWKKQYVVVSSKKILFYNDEQDKEQSNPSMVLDIDKLFHVRPVTQGDVYRAETEEIPRIFQILYANEGECRKEADMESVPQGDKTNCLPHKGHEFIPTLYHFPSNCEACSKPLWHVFKPPPALECRRCHVKCHKDHLDKKEDVIAPCKVNYDVTSARDMLLLALTQDEQKKWIGHLGKKIPKTPPSTFSRASPRSMSTRSGPNQSFRKNPKSNTGKLSRAQSSLQAADTTSSTC; from the exons ATGACTGCTCGTGAAAGTTTGGAGGCTCGATTTGAAAAAATCGATGCCATGTTGAAGGATCCAAAGTCAGAAGTAAACACGGATTGTCTTCTG gATGGCTTGGACGCACTGGTGTATGACCTTGACTTTCCTGccctgaggaaaaacaagagcatTGACAACTTTTTGAATAGAT acaaGGAAACCATTAGTAAAATTCGCGATCTACGCATGAAAGCGGTGGACTATGAGGTGGTTAAAGTTATTGGGAGGGGAGCTTTTGGAGAGGTGCAACTG GTAAGACACAAAGCCACAAGCAAGGTATACGCCATGAAGCTGCTGAGCAAGTTTGAGATGATCAAGAGGTCGGACTCTGCTTTCTTTTGGGAGGAGAGGGACATCATGGCTTTTGCTAACAGCTCATGGGTGGTGCAG CTCTTTTTTGCATTCCAAGATGACCGCTACCTCTACATGGTGATGGAATACATGCCCGGTGGAGACTTGGTTAACTTGATGAGCAACTATGACGTCCCAGAGAAGTGGGCCCGCTTTTACACAGCTGAGGTGGTGCTGGCTCTGGACGGAATCCACGCCATGGGCTTCATTCACAG GGACGTGAAACCTGATAACATGTTGCTAGACAAAGCAGGCCACTTAAAACTGGCAGACTTTGGGACGTGCATGAAAATGAACAAG gaTGGTATGGTACGATGTGACACAGCAGTGGGAACTCCAGACTACATTTCGCCTGAGGTACTGAAATCCCAAGGAGGAGATGGCTATTATGGCAGGGAGTGTGACTGGTGGTCAGTGGGAGTGTTCCTGTACGAAATGCTAGTTG GCGACACTCCTTTCTATGCAGACTCCCTGGTGGGGACCTACAGCAAAATCATGAACCACAAGAATGCCCTGACCTTCCCTGACGACAGTGACATATCCAATGACGCCAAGAATCTCATCTGTGCTTTCCTGACTGACAG GGAAGTTCGACTTGGCCGTAATGGTGTAGATGAGATCAAGAGGCACCCTTTCTTCAAGAATGACCAGTGGACGTGGGAGAACATCAGAGAGA CTGCTGCCCCAGTAGTGCCTGAACTGAGCAGCGACATTGACACAAGTAACTTTGATGACATCGAGGAGGATCGGGGCGAGGAGGAGACCTTCCCCATACCAAAGGCCTTTGTGGGCAACCAGCTCCCCTTCGTAGGCTTTACTTACTACAGCAATCAGCA CCTTTTGCGCAggtccaccaccaccacaaagGCCAGTGACAAACGTAGCAGCTCCACAAAGGAAGACAAGAGTCAT CTGGAGAACCTGCAGAAAAGGATCtaccagctggaggagcagctccACAGTGAGATGCAGCTGAAGGATGAGTTGGAGCAGAAATGCAG GACATCAAACACCAAGATTGACAAGATCATGAAAGAACTGGATGAAGAG GCAAACCTGAGGAAGAGCGCGGAGGCCAGCATGTCTGTGCTGGAGAAGGACAAGATCATGCTGCAGCACAGATTCACCGAGTACCAAAGAAAAGCTgaccaggaggcagagaagagacGCAATTTGGAGAATGAGG tgtCAACTTTAAAGGAGCAGCTTGAAGATATGAGGAAGATCAGCCAGAACTCTCAGGCCTCAAATGACAAGATTGTCCAGCTGCAGAATCAG ctggaaGAGGCCAATGACCTCCTGCGTGCAGAGTCGGACACAGCAGCGAGACTGAGGAAGAGCCACACAGAGATGGCCAAGTCCATGAGCCAGTTGGAGAGCTTGAACCGCGAGCTGCAGGAGAGGAGCCGCGCAGCAGACGGGGAGAAGGCCCAGCTGGAGAAGGAGCTCCTGCTTCTTCAGAGCACCCTGGACTCTGAGAGGAGGAACTACAGCCAGGGCTCCGAGGAGATCAGGGAGCTCGGAG CGAGAATGGCAGGGCTGCAAGAGGACAACAAAAGCTTGAAGCTCAGCCTCTCCAAAGTGGAGGCAGAACGCAAACAGGCCCAGGAGAGGAGCAATAACCTGGAGAAG GAAAAGAACAACCTGGAGATAGACCTGAACTACAAACTAAAGACCTTGCAGCAGCGTCTGGAGCAGGAACAGACTGAGCACAGGGTGACGCGGGCACAGCTCACAGACAAATATGAGTCTATTGAAGAAGCCAAGTCAGCTGCCATGAATG ctgttcaGCAGAAGATGTCTGAGGAGAACGGAGCGAGGATGCGAGCAGAGAGCCGGGTAGTAGAAGTTGAGAAGCAGTGCTCGATGCTGGAGTTTGACCTCAAGCAGTCTGTGCAGAAGATGGAGCAGCTGATGAAGCAAAAAGAGAGGTTGGAAGATGAG GTGAAGAATCTGCGGATACAGGTAGAGCAGGAGTCGAGCAAACGCGTGCTGGCTCAGAACGACCTGAAGAGCCGCACGCAGGAGGTGGACCGCCTTCGGTGTTCAGAGAAGCAGGTCAAACAGGAGATCAACACAGCACTAGAGAGTAAACGCTCGCTGGAGTTCCAGCTGGCACAATTGACCAA ACAATACAGAGGCAACGAGGGACAGATGAGGGAACTTCAGGACCAGCTTGAGGCCGAACAGTATTTTTCT ACACTTTACAAAACTCAGGTCAAAGAACTAAAAGAGGAGATTGAGGAAAAGAACCGGCAGGTACAAGAGGCTCATAAAAAGGTGCAGGAGTTGTGCAGCGAAAG GGACTCCCTGTCTGCCCAGCTGGATCTGACGGTGACCAAGGCCGAGTCAGAGCAGCTTGCCCGGGCACTTCAGGAGGAAGAGTACTTTGAGCTCAGCCAAGAGAACAAGAAGGCAATGACTAGACATAAGCAGGAGATTGGGGAAAAGGAGGCTACTATTGCACGG CTTGAGGAATCCAATAAAACTCTGACCAAAGATGTGGAGAACCTCAGCAAAGAGAAGTCTGAGTTAAATGAGAAGCTTCATACTCAGGATGACG AGTACACAGCTCAGAAGGAAGAGATTGCAAATACAATCAAGGCCAACTATGAGAAGGTCCTCTACACAGAGCGCACACTGAAGACTCAG GCGGTGAACAAGCTGGCAGAGATCATGAACCGCAAGGACATGAAGCTGGACCAGAAGAAGAAGGGCAGTACTGCCGACTTGcggaagaaggagaaggagaaccGCAAGCTTCAGCTGGATCTTAACCAGGAGAAGGAGAAGTTTAACCACATGGCCATCAAATACCAGAAGGAGCTGAGTGAGATGCAGGCG CAACTGGCAGAGGAATGCACCTATCGCAATGAGCTGCAAATGCAGCTGGACAGCAAGGAGAGCGACATAGAGCAGCTTCGGGAGAAACTGAACGACCTGCAACAGCGCATGGATAACTCGAGTGTGACCAGCTTGCAGACAGATGAGACGGACAGCAACATCGCAG AATCCAGATTGGAGGGTTGGCTGTCCATTCCTAACCGTGCTAATATCAAGCGATACGGATGGAAGAAGCAG TACGTGGTGGTGAGCAGTAAGAAGATTTTGTTCTACAATGATGAGCAGGATAAGGAACAGTCCAACCCCTCAATGGTACTAGATATCGA CAAATTGTTTCATGTGAGACCAGTCACACAAGGAGACGTGTACCGAGCGGAGACGGAAGAGATTCCAAGGATATTCCAG ATTCTGTATGCCAACGAGGGAGAGTGCAGGAAGGAGGCGGACATGGAGTCGGTCCCTCAGGGCGACAAGACCAACTGTCTCCCACACAAAGGCCACGAGTTCATCCCCACACTATATCACTTCCCTTCCAACTGCGAGGCCTGCTCCAAGCCTCTGTGGCACGTCTTCAAGCCGCCTCCGGCCCTGGAGTGTCGCCGTTGCCACGTCAAGTGCCATAAGGACCACCTCGACAAAAAGGAGGATGTTATTGCTCCTTGCAAAG TAAACTACGATGTGACCTCTGCCCGGGACATGCTCCTGCTGGCCCTTACTCAAGACGAGCAGAAGAAATGGATTGGCCACCTTGGAAAGAAGATTCCTAAGACCCCACCATCCACATTTTCAAGAGCCTCACCTCGTTCCATGTCCACTCGCTCTGGACCAAACCAGTCCTTCCGCAAGAACCCTAAAAGCAATACAGGAAAGCTGAG CAGAGCGCAGTCCAGCCTCCAAGCAGCAGACACAACATCCAGCACTTGTTGA
- the rock1 gene encoding rho-associated protein kinase 1 isoform X4 encodes MTARESLEARFEKIDAMLKDPKSEVNTDCLLDGLDALVYDLDFPALRKNKSIDNFLNRYKETISKIRDLRMKAVDYEVVKVIGRGAFGEVQLVRHKATSKVYAMKLLSKFEMIKRSDSAFFWEERDIMAFANSSWVVQLFFAFQDDRYLYMVMEYMPGGDLVNLMSNYDVPEKWARFYTAEVVLALDGIHAMGFIHRDVKPDNMLLDKAGHLKLADFGTCMKMNKDGMVRCDTAVGTPDYISPEVLKSQGGDGYYGRECDWWSVGVFLYEMLVGDTPFYADSLVGTYSKIMNHKNALTFPDDSDISNDAKNLICAFLTDREVRLGRNGVDEIKRHPFFKNDQWTWENIRETAAPVVPELSSDIDTSNFDDIEEDRGEEETFPIPKAFVGNQLPFVGFTYYSNQHLLRRSTTTTKASDKRSSSTKEDKSHLENLQKRIYQLEEQLHSEMQLKDELEQKCRTSNTKIDKIMKELDEEANLRKSAEASMSVLEKDKIMLQHRFTEYQRKADQEAEKRRNLENEVSTLKEQLEDMRKISQNSQASNDKIVQLQNQLEEANDLLRAESDTAARLRKSHTEMAKSMSQLESLNRELQERSRAADGEKAQLEKELLLLQSTLDSERRNYSQGSEEIRELGARMAGLQEDNKSLKLSLSKVEAERKQAQERSNNLEKEKNNLEIDLNYKLKTLQQRLEQEQTEHRVTRAQLTDKYESIEEAKSAAMNAVQQKMSEENGARMRAESRVVEVEKQCSMLEFDLKQSVQKMEQLMKQKERLEDEVKNLRIQVEQESSKRVLAQNDLKSRTQEVDRLRCSEKQVKQEINTALESKRSLEFQLAQLTKQYRGNEGQMRELQDQLEAEQYFSTLYKTQVKELKEEIEEKNRQVQEAHKKVQELCSERDSLSAQLDLTVTKAESEQLARALQEEEYFELSQENKKAMTRHKQEIGEKEATIARLEESNKTLTKDVENLSKEKSELNEKLHTQDDEYTAQKEEIANTIKANYEKVLYTERTLKTQAVNKLAEIMNRKDMKLDQKKKGSTADLRKKEKENRKLQLDLNQEKEKFNHMAIKYQKELSEMQAQLAEECTYRNELQMQLDSKESDIEQLREKLNDLQQRMDNSSVTSLQTDETDSNIAESRLEGWLSIPNRANIKRYGWKKQYVVVSSKKILFYNDEQDKEQSNPSMVLDIDKLFHVRPVTQGDVYRAETEEIPRIFQILYANEGECRKEADMESVPQGDKTNCLPHKGHEFIPTLYHFPSNCEACSKPLWHVFKPPPALECRRCHVKCHKDHLDKKEDVIAPCKVNYDVTSARDMLLLALTQDEQKKWIGHLGKKIPKTPPSTFSRASPRSMSTRSGPNQSFRKNPKSNTGKLS; translated from the exons ATGACTGCTCGTGAAAGTTTGGAGGCTCGATTTGAAAAAATCGATGCCATGTTGAAGGATCCAAAGTCAGAAGTAAACACGGATTGTCTTCTG gATGGCTTGGACGCACTGGTGTATGACCTTGACTTTCCTGccctgaggaaaaacaagagcatTGACAACTTTTTGAATAGAT acaaGGAAACCATTAGTAAAATTCGCGATCTACGCATGAAAGCGGTGGACTATGAGGTGGTTAAAGTTATTGGGAGGGGAGCTTTTGGAGAGGTGCAACTG GTAAGACACAAAGCCACAAGCAAGGTATACGCCATGAAGCTGCTGAGCAAGTTTGAGATGATCAAGAGGTCGGACTCTGCTTTCTTTTGGGAGGAGAGGGACATCATGGCTTTTGCTAACAGCTCATGGGTGGTGCAG CTCTTTTTTGCATTCCAAGATGACCGCTACCTCTACATGGTGATGGAATACATGCCCGGTGGAGACTTGGTTAACTTGATGAGCAACTATGACGTCCCAGAGAAGTGGGCCCGCTTTTACACAGCTGAGGTGGTGCTGGCTCTGGACGGAATCCACGCCATGGGCTTCATTCACAG GGACGTGAAACCTGATAACATGTTGCTAGACAAAGCAGGCCACTTAAAACTGGCAGACTTTGGGACGTGCATGAAAATGAACAAG gaTGGTATGGTACGATGTGACACAGCAGTGGGAACTCCAGACTACATTTCGCCTGAGGTACTGAAATCCCAAGGAGGAGATGGCTATTATGGCAGGGAGTGTGACTGGTGGTCAGTGGGAGTGTTCCTGTACGAAATGCTAGTTG GCGACACTCCTTTCTATGCAGACTCCCTGGTGGGGACCTACAGCAAAATCATGAACCACAAGAATGCCCTGACCTTCCCTGACGACAGTGACATATCCAATGACGCCAAGAATCTCATCTGTGCTTTCCTGACTGACAG GGAAGTTCGACTTGGCCGTAATGGTGTAGATGAGATCAAGAGGCACCCTTTCTTCAAGAATGACCAGTGGACGTGGGAGAACATCAGAGAGA CTGCTGCCCCAGTAGTGCCTGAACTGAGCAGCGACATTGACACAAGTAACTTTGATGACATCGAGGAGGATCGGGGCGAGGAGGAGACCTTCCCCATACCAAAGGCCTTTGTGGGCAACCAGCTCCCCTTCGTAGGCTTTACTTACTACAGCAATCAGCA CCTTTTGCGCAggtccaccaccaccacaaagGCCAGTGACAAACGTAGCAGCTCCACAAAGGAAGACAAGAGTCAT CTGGAGAACCTGCAGAAAAGGATCtaccagctggaggagcagctccACAGTGAGATGCAGCTGAAGGATGAGTTGGAGCAGAAATGCAG GACATCAAACACCAAGATTGACAAGATCATGAAAGAACTGGATGAAGAG GCAAACCTGAGGAAGAGCGCGGAGGCCAGCATGTCTGTGCTGGAGAAGGACAAGATCATGCTGCAGCACAGATTCACCGAGTACCAAAGAAAAGCTgaccaggaggcagagaagagacGCAATTTGGAGAATGAGG tgtCAACTTTAAAGGAGCAGCTTGAAGATATGAGGAAGATCAGCCAGAACTCTCAGGCCTCAAATGACAAGATTGTCCAGCTGCAGAATCAG ctggaaGAGGCCAATGACCTCCTGCGTGCAGAGTCGGACACAGCAGCGAGACTGAGGAAGAGCCACACAGAGATGGCCAAGTCCATGAGCCAGTTGGAGAGCTTGAACCGCGAGCTGCAGGAGAGGAGCCGCGCAGCAGACGGGGAGAAGGCCCAGCTGGAGAAGGAGCTCCTGCTTCTTCAGAGCACCCTGGACTCTGAGAGGAGGAACTACAGCCAGGGCTCCGAGGAGATCAGGGAGCTCGGAG CGAGAATGGCAGGGCTGCAAGAGGACAACAAAAGCTTGAAGCTCAGCCTCTCCAAAGTGGAGGCAGAACGCAAACAGGCCCAGGAGAGGAGCAATAACCTGGAGAAG GAAAAGAACAACCTGGAGATAGACCTGAACTACAAACTAAAGACCTTGCAGCAGCGTCTGGAGCAGGAACAGACTGAGCACAGGGTGACGCGGGCACAGCTCACAGACAAATATGAGTCTATTGAAGAAGCCAAGTCAGCTGCCATGAATG ctgttcaGCAGAAGATGTCTGAGGAGAACGGAGCGAGGATGCGAGCAGAGAGCCGGGTAGTAGAAGTTGAGAAGCAGTGCTCGATGCTGGAGTTTGACCTCAAGCAGTCTGTGCAGAAGATGGAGCAGCTGATGAAGCAAAAAGAGAGGTTGGAAGATGAG GTGAAGAATCTGCGGATACAGGTAGAGCAGGAGTCGAGCAAACGCGTGCTGGCTCAGAACGACCTGAAGAGCCGCACGCAGGAGGTGGACCGCCTTCGGTGTTCAGAGAAGCAGGTCAAACAGGAGATCAACACAGCACTAGAGAGTAAACGCTCGCTGGAGTTCCAGCTGGCACAATTGACCAA ACAATACAGAGGCAACGAGGGACAGATGAGGGAACTTCAGGACCAGCTTGAGGCCGAACAGTATTTTTCT ACACTTTACAAAACTCAGGTCAAAGAACTAAAAGAGGAGATTGAGGAAAAGAACCGGCAGGTACAAGAGGCTCATAAAAAGGTGCAGGAGTTGTGCAGCGAAAG GGACTCCCTGTCTGCCCAGCTGGATCTGACGGTGACCAAGGCCGAGTCAGAGCAGCTTGCCCGGGCACTTCAGGAGGAAGAGTACTTTGAGCTCAGCCAAGAGAACAAGAAGGCAATGACTAGACATAAGCAGGAGATTGGGGAAAAGGAGGCTACTATTGCACGG CTTGAGGAATCCAATAAAACTCTGACCAAAGATGTGGAGAACCTCAGCAAAGAGAAGTCTGAGTTAAATGAGAAGCTTCATACTCAGGATGACG AGTACACAGCTCAGAAGGAAGAGATTGCAAATACAATCAAGGCCAACTATGAGAAGGTCCTCTACACAGAGCGCACACTGAAGACTCAG GCGGTGAACAAGCTGGCAGAGATCATGAACCGCAAGGACATGAAGCTGGACCAGAAGAAGAAGGGCAGTACTGCCGACTTGcggaagaaggagaaggagaaccGCAAGCTTCAGCTGGATCTTAACCAGGAGAAGGAGAAGTTTAACCACATGGCCATCAAATACCAGAAGGAGCTGAGTGAGATGCAGGCG CAACTGGCAGAGGAATGCACCTATCGCAATGAGCTGCAAATGCAGCTGGACAGCAAGGAGAGCGACATAGAGCAGCTTCGGGAGAAACTGAACGACCTGCAACAGCGCATGGATAACTCGAGTGTGACCAGCTTGCAGACAGATGAGACGGACAGCAACATCGCAG AATCCAGATTGGAGGGTTGGCTGTCCATTCCTAACCGTGCTAATATCAAGCGATACGGATGGAAGAAGCAG TACGTGGTGGTGAGCAGTAAGAAGATTTTGTTCTACAATGATGAGCAGGATAAGGAACAGTCCAACCCCTCAATGGTACTAGATATCGA CAAATTGTTTCATGTGAGACCAGTCACACAAGGAGACGTGTACCGAGCGGAGACGGAAGAGATTCCAAGGATATTCCAG ATTCTGTATGCCAACGAGGGAGAGTGCAGGAAGGAGGCGGACATGGAGTCGGTCCCTCAGGGCGACAAGACCAACTGTCTCCCACACAAAGGCCACGAGTTCATCCCCACACTATATCACTTCCCTTCCAACTGCGAGGCCTGCTCCAAGCCTCTGTGGCACGTCTTCAAGCCGCCTCCGGCCCTGGAGTGTCGCCGTTGCCACGTCAAGTGCCATAAGGACCACCTCGACAAAAAGGAGGATGTTATTGCTCCTTGCAAAG TAAACTACGATGTGACCTCTGCCCGGGACATGCTCCTGCTGGCCCTTACTCAAGACGAGCAGAAGAAATGGATTGGCCACCTTGGAAAGAAGATTCCTAAGACCCCACCATCCACATTTTCAAGAGCCTCACCTCGTTCCATGTCCACTCGCTCTGGACCAAACCAGTCCTTCCGCAAGAACCCTAAAAGCAATACAGGAAAGCTGAG cTAA